The Oceanithermus desulfurans genome has a window encoding:
- a CDS encoding TetR/AcrR family transcriptional regulator — protein sequence MNTETASLQEKRREKRIREILSAALDVFTEKGYPKTTMDDIAERALLTRPALYKYFRDKQSILKALVEWKMEELIAEFEAIAGDGPRGFEPQLRRLVRSAIAFQKQNRGAFHALLTANSLPSLTKDERFVALKNRLVGVVAGILQKGIDAGEVRPEPAHDLAELFLSLLFHPAAKGFVEPDNEDAYDGRLIEEVFLYGVAAR from the coding sequence ATGAACACGGAGACGGCCAGCCTACAGGAAAAGCGGCGCGAGAAGCGGATCCGCGAGATCCTCAGCGCGGCGCTCGACGTGTTCACCGAGAAGGGCTACCCCAAGACGACGATGGACGACATCGCGGAGCGGGCGCTGCTCACCCGCCCCGCGCTCTACAAGTACTTCCGCGACAAGCAGTCGATCCTCAAGGCGCTGGTCGAGTGGAAGATGGAGGAGCTGATCGCCGAGTTCGAGGCGATCGCCGGCGACGGGCCAAGGGGCTTCGAGCCGCAGCTGCGGCGGCTGGTGCGCTCGGCCATCGCCTTTCAAAAGCAGAACCGCGGCGCCTTCCACGCCCTGCTGACCGCCAACTCGCTGCCCAGCCTGACCAAGGACGAACGTTTCGTGGCGCTCAAGAACCGGCTGGTGGGGGTCGTCGCCGGAATCCTGCAGAAGGGCATCGACGCCGGCGAGGTGCGCCCCGAACCGGCGCACGACCTGGCCGAGCTCTTCCTCTCGCTGCTCTTCCACCCCGCCGCCAAGGGGTTCGTGGAACCCGACAACGAGGACGCCTACGACGGCCGGCTGATCGAGGAGGTCTTCCTCTACGGCGTGGCCGCGCGCTAG
- a CDS encoding outer membrane lipoprotein-sorting protein codes for MRKVLTTALLLSVSLALAISGEEVMQKVDAHPSPASMEGTMVMQLIGKQGKVLTREIRVWSKKSGDEEKMLIKFLAPADVKGTAFLTIKKGGKEEMKLYLPALKRVRRIAGSQKKGSFMGSDFSYDDISNLSGLDIADYTHELLRTENEGGVKVYVVESTPKPGVDSSYSKQIAWVPADTFVPRRIEFYKKGKLYKVLTNREVKPFADGKYLIPTLLEMENVTTGHKTVLEQKDLQIDVPIDDAVFTERFMKKR; via the coding sequence ATGCGTAAGGTACTCACGACGGCTTTGCTTCTTTCGGTTTCCCTGGCGCTGGCGATCAGCGGCGAGGAGGTGATGCAGAAGGTCGACGCCCACCCCAGCCCGGCCTCGATGGAGGGTACGATGGTCATGCAGCTGATCGGCAAGCAGGGCAAGGTGCTCACCCGCGAGATCCGGGTCTGGAGCAAGAAGTCCGGGGACGAGGAGAAGATGCTGATCAAGTTCCTGGCCCCTGCCGACGTGAAGGGCACCGCCTTCCTGACGATCAAGAAGGGCGGCAAGGAGGAGATGAAGCTCTACCTGCCCGCCCTCAAGCGGGTGCGGCGCATCGCCGGCAGCCAGAAGAAGGGCTCGTTCATGGGTTCCGACTTCAGCTACGACGACATCTCCAACCTGAGCGGCCTGGACATCGCGGACTACACCCACGAGCTGCTGCGCACCGAGAACGAGGGCGGCGTGAAGGTCTACGTCGTCGAATCCACGCCCAAGCCGGGCGTGGACAGCAGCTACTCCAAGCAGATCGCCTGGGTTCCCGCGGACACCTTCGTGCCCCGCCGCATCGAGTTCTACAAGAAGGGCAAGCTCTACAAGGTGCTGACCAACCGCGAGGTCAAGCCCTTCGCGGACGGCAAGTACCTGATCCCCACGTTGCTGGAGATGGAGAACGTGACCACCGGGCACAAGACCGTGCTCGAGCAGAAGGACCTCCAGATCGACGTTCCCATCGACGACGCCGTCTTCACCGAGCGCTTCATGAAGAAGCGCTAG
- a CDS encoding MBL fold metallo-hydrolase yields the protein MRPLVLGSAGSQPTPKAGCGCRLCTLARREGGRAVRTGPSLYLPEADLLIDTPEEANLQLTGHDLAPRRVAWTHAHPDHAAGLRVVQFLAQASGKPVEGWLPRPLYPVLAERYPLAYLVDAGHLELHLVAPDRPFELSDVRVTPLAHAHEEPVFAYLFESDRGRGLYAPDHLRSLPLPEGPLDWAVVQMPIPPLDALPFELPPEHEAWRSFYTFDEALEAWRGRTRRLVFTHVYESVGMTPEELDAVAAHAGGWVGFAHDGMEIAPEPAYDAAARLEAFRTEQARIEAAYADDPKRMRAELRRLWQRFKPRS from the coding sequence ATGCGCCCCCTCGTCCTGGGCAGCGCCGGCTCGCAACCCACCCCCAAGGCGGGCTGCGGCTGCCGGTTGTGCACGCTCGCCCGGCGCGAAGGCGGCCGGGCGGTGCGCACCGGCCCCAGCCTCTACCTGCCCGAGGCGGACCTGCTGATCGACACCCCCGAGGAGGCCAACCTGCAGCTCACCGGCCACGACCTGGCCCCGCGCCGCGTCGCCTGGACCCACGCCCATCCCGACCACGCCGCCGGTCTGCGGGTGGTGCAGTTCCTGGCGCAGGCCTCGGGAAAACCGGTCGAGGGCTGGCTGCCGCGGCCCCTCTATCCGGTGCTGGCCGAGCGCTACCCGCTCGCCTACCTGGTCGACGCCGGCCACCTGGAGCTGCACCTGGTGGCGCCGGACCGACCCTTCGAACTCTCTGACGTCCGGGTCACGCCGCTCGCGCACGCACACGAGGAGCCCGTCTTCGCCTACCTCTTCGAATCGGACCGCGGCCGCGGCCTCTACGCCCCCGACCACCTGCGCAGCCTGCCGCTGCCCGAGGGACCGCTGGACTGGGCCGTGGTGCAGATGCCCATCCCGCCCCTGGACGCCCTCCCCTTCGAGCTCCCTCCCGAGCACGAGGCCTGGCGGAGCTTCTACACCTTCGACGAGGCGCTGGAGGCCTGGCGCGGCCGCACCCGCCGCTTGGTCTTCACCCACGTCTACGAAAGCGTGGGCATGACCCCCGAGGAGCTGGACGCGGTGGCGGCGCACGCGGGAGGTTGGGTGGGTTTCGCCCACGACGGCATGGAGATCGCTCCGGAACCGGCTTACGACGCGGCGGCGCGGCTCGAAGCCTTCCGCACCGAACAGGCGCGCATCGAGGCGGCCTACGCCGATGACCCTAAACGCATGCGTGCTGAGCTGCGCCGGTTGTGGCAGCGGTTCAAGCCCCGAAGCTAG
- a CDS encoding molybdopterin-containing oxidoreductase family protein: protein MPQSVTCPLDCPDRCRLLVTVEKGRVVRVSGDPDHPTTRGFACVKTNRWGERQHHPDRPLYPMRRVGPKGAGRFERASWDEALDAIAERLKRVLDEHGGEAVARYHYAGTTGLNEGRRPVAFFRAIGACELDETICASAGGEAWELAYGPHKTGTDPENVGGAGFVVLWGSNPLSTNAHLVPFLKEARKRGAEIWHVDPYENRTSRFADRHLKLRPGSDAALAYAVARVLFEEGLVDWGYVNAHTEGVEAFRAAAERWTPERAAEVTGLEPANILELARRFGRARPGFVRVGYGMTRQPGGADALRAVILLPALTGAWKHPAGGALLSTSGGFRLAGERLEGGHWLRRASGPAGYFRPDPGVRTVNQSEFASALTRWDPPIRMLFVFNANPAVSTPDSARVRAGLAREDLFTVVLENALSETARYADWLLPATTFLEHPDLYTSYGTYWLHWNEAVMEPAGEARPNTWVFAELARRLGLEAPELYWSAEEAARAALDGAGHPYLANITFKKLRAAGSLKLNLPRPFAPHAEGANTPSGRVRFGPPPQVTAPATTEAFPYLLMTPPAHHFLGTIYAPLERLRAAEGGEPVVWIHPHDAAREGLADGAYATLASEAGRVRRRVHVTERVQPGVLVMEGTWPAGAAPDGEPANTLTPERLTDRGRQAVFHATAVSLRAVE from the coding sequence ATGCCGCAGAGCGTCACCTGCCCGCTCGACTGCCCCGACCGCTGCCGCCTGCTGGTGACCGTGGAAAAGGGGCGGGTCGTCCGCGTGAGCGGAGACCCCGACCACCCCACCACCCGCGGCTTCGCCTGCGTCAAGACGAACCGCTGGGGCGAGCGCCAGCACCACCCCGACCGCCCTCTCTACCCGATGCGGCGGGTGGGGCCCAAGGGCGCGGGCCGCTTCGAGCGCGCGAGCTGGGACGAGGCGCTGGACGCCATCGCCGAAAGGCTGAAACGGGTGCTGGACGAGCACGGTGGCGAGGCCGTGGCCCGCTACCACTACGCCGGCACCACCGGGCTGAACGAAGGGCGGCGGCCGGTGGCCTTCTTCCGCGCCATCGGCGCCTGCGAGCTCGACGAGACGATCTGCGCCAGCGCCGGCGGCGAGGCCTGGGAGCTGGCCTACGGCCCCCACAAGACCGGGACCGACCCCGAGAACGTGGGCGGCGCCGGGTTCGTCGTGCTCTGGGGTTCGAACCCGCTTTCCACCAACGCCCACCTGGTGCCCTTCCTGAAGGAGGCCCGTAAGCGGGGGGCCGAGATCTGGCACGTCGACCCCTACGAAAACCGCACCAGCCGCTTCGCAGATCGCCACCTGAAGCTCCGCCCCGGCAGCGACGCCGCCCTCGCCTACGCGGTGGCGCGGGTGCTCTTCGAGGAAGGGCTGGTGGACTGGGGCTACGTGAACGCCCACACCGAGGGGGTGGAGGCCTTCCGCGCCGCGGCTGAGCGCTGGACGCCGGAGCGGGCCGCGGAGGTGACGGGCCTCGAGCCCGCGAACATTCTCGAGCTGGCGCGCCGCTTCGGCCGCGCCCGGCCGGGGTTCGTCCGCGTCGGCTACGGGATGACCCGGCAGCCGGGGGGCGCGGACGCGCTGCGGGCGGTGATCCTGCTGCCGGCGCTCACCGGCGCCTGGAAGCACCCGGCGGGCGGGGCGCTGCTCAGCACCAGCGGCGGCTTCCGGCTCGCCGGCGAGCGGCTCGAGGGCGGCCACTGGCTGAGGCGCGCCAGCGGCCCGGCGGGCTACTTCCGCCCCGACCCCGGGGTGCGCACGGTCAACCAAAGCGAGTTCGCCAGCGCCCTCACCCGCTGGGACCCGCCGATCCGGATGCTCTTCGTCTTCAACGCCAACCCCGCGGTCAGCACCCCCGACTCGGCGCGGGTGCGGGCGGGCCTGGCGCGCGAGGATTTGTTCACGGTGGTGCTGGAAAACGCCCTCAGCGAGACCGCCCGCTACGCCGACTGGCTGCTGCCGGCCACCACCTTTCTGGAGCACCCCGACCTCTACACCAGCTACGGCACCTACTGGCTCCACTGGAACGAAGCGGTCATGGAACCTGCGGGCGAGGCGCGGCCCAACACCTGGGTCTTCGCCGAGCTGGCGCGGCGGCTGGGGCTCGAAGCTCCCGAGCTCTACTGGAGCGCGGAGGAGGCGGCGCGGGCGGCGCTGGACGGGGCCGGCCACCCCTACCTGGCGAACATCACCTTCAAGAAGCTGCGGGCCGCCGGAAGCCTCAAGCTGAACCTGCCCCGGCCCTTCGCCCCCCACGCCGAGGGAGCGAACACCCCCAGCGGCCGGGTGCGCTTCGGTCCGCCGCCCCAGGTGACCGCCCCCGCGACCACGGAGGCCTTCCCCTACCTGCTGATGACCCCGCCGGCCCACCACTTTCTGGGCACGATCTATGCTCCGCTCGAGCGCCTGCGCGCCGCCGAAGGGGGCGAGCCGGTGGTCTGGATCCACCCCCACGACGCCGCGCGCGAAGGGCTCGCGGACGGGGCCTACGCGACGCTCGCGAGCGAGGCGGGGCGGGTGCGGCGGCGCGTGCACGTCACCGAACGGGTGCAGCCCGGGGTGCTGGTCATGGAGGGCACCTGGCCCGCAGGCGCCGCGCCCGACGGCGAGCCCGCCA
- a CDS encoding aldehyde ferredoxin oxidoreductase C-terminal domain-containing protein gives MSRRWWTVDLRSREVHQRALGAREVLHGGRWRTVHTLLDLEAATVNPLGGENPLVLAAGPLAGSGYSNANRISVGTKSPLTGTVKEANSGGTLAYALGRLGVAGLTLVGAAPDWVVLVLGPDGVRFADAAPYLGLGNYEAAERLWNDFPAAASLALAGPVAEYRGLLAGLAIVDTDGQPGRLAARGGVGAVFGAKRVKAIVVEKGEAPAFAAQAAFKEAMRGYARALLASDGIKRYTSVGTAGMGDFQNMFGGLPVRNFSRGRLAEGENPLGGEALRRFIQERDGEGATAHACMPGCVIRCSNKVPDARGRVVVSPLEYETLGLMGSNLGFDDLDAVARMNRWANDLGVDTIEFGATLGVAMDAGLGAWGDLDFVEHVYRELLAGSEEGRRYAQGAARFGRALGQARVPVVRDQGISAYDPRVVEGTGVTYMTTPQGADHTAGNVPRENPGERSLEELMDLSFAAQVNAAASDALGLCIFGGSVTYRQKDAIMEAAALAAGLDEEPDAAAFDRLGREVLAMELAFNRAAGQPDVAPLPRFMYEEPLPPRNLTARLDPERIAGFWKRLER, from the coding sequence ATGAGCCGACGCTGGTGGACCGTCGACCTGCGCAGCCGGGAGGTGCACCAACGCGCGCTCGGCGCCCGCGAGGTCCTGCACGGCGGGCGCTGGCGCACCGTGCACACGTTGCTCGATCTAGAGGCGGCGACCGTGAACCCGCTCGGCGGCGAGAACCCGCTCGTCCTCGCCGCCGGCCCCTTGGCCGGCTCCGGCTACTCCAACGCCAACCGCATCAGCGTGGGGACCAAGAGCCCGCTGACCGGCACGGTCAAGGAGGCCAACTCGGGGGGCACGCTGGCCTACGCGCTGGGCCGTCTCGGCGTCGCGGGCCTCACCCTCGTGGGGGCGGCCCCGGACTGGGTCGTGCTGGTGCTGGGTCCGGACGGGGTGCGCTTCGCCGACGCCGCGCCCTACCTGGGCCTCGGCAACTACGAGGCCGCCGAACGCTTGTGGAACGACTTCCCCGCGGCCGCCAGCCTGGCCCTCGCCGGGCCGGTGGCCGAGTACCGCGGACTGCTGGCGGGTCTGGCCATCGTCGACACCGACGGTCAGCCGGGGCGGCTGGCCGCCCGGGGCGGGGTGGGCGCCGTCTTCGGCGCCAAGCGCGTCAAGGCGATCGTCGTCGAAAAGGGCGAGGCGCCGGCCTTTGCCGCTCAGGCGGCGTTCAAGGAGGCCATGCGCGGCTACGCGCGGGCGCTCCTGGCGTCCGACGGCATCAAGCGCTACACCAGCGTGGGCACCGCGGGGATGGGCGACTTTCAGAACATGTTCGGCGGCCTGCCGGTGAGGAACTTCTCGCGCGGCCGCCTGGCCGAGGGGGAGAACCCGCTCGGCGGCGAGGCGCTCCGGCGCTTCATCCAGGAGCGCGACGGCGAGGGGGCCACGGCCCATGCCTGCATGCCGGGCTGCGTGATCCGCTGCTCCAACAAGGTACCCGACGCCCGGGGGCGGGTCGTGGTGAGCCCGCTGGAGTACGAGACCCTGGGCCTGATGGGCAGCAACCTGGGCTTCGATGACCTCGACGCCGTGGCGCGGATGAACCGCTGGGCCAACGACCTGGGCGTCGACACCATCGAGTTCGGCGCCACCCTGGGGGTGGCCATGGACGCGGGCCTGGGCGCCTGGGGCGACCTCGACTTCGTCGAGCACGTCTACCGCGAGCTGCTCGCGGGTTCCGAAGAGGGGCGCCGCTACGCCCAGGGGGCCGCACGGTTCGGCCGCGCGCTGGGGCAGGCGCGCGTGCCGGTGGTGCGCGACCAGGGGATCAGCGCCTACGACCCGCGCGTCGTCGAGGGCACCGGCGTGACCTACATGACGACGCCGCAGGGAGCGGACCACACCGCGGGCAACGTTCCCCGCGAAAACCCCGGTGAGCGCAGCCTCGAAGAACTCATGGACCTGAGCTTCGCCGCCCAGGTGAACGCCGCCGCCTCGGACGCGCTGGGGCTGTGCATCTTCGGGGGCAGCGTCACCTACAGGCAAAAAGACGCCATCATGGAGGCCGCGGCGCTGGCCGCGGGCCTGGACGAGGAGCCGGACGCCGCCGCCTTCGACCGCCTGGGCCGCGAGGTGCTGGCCATGGAGCTCGCCTTCAACCGCGCCGCCGGGCAGCCGGACGTGGCCCCGCTGCCGCGCTTCATGTACGAAGAGCCGCTGCCGCCGCGCAACCTCACCGCACGCCTCGACCCCGAGCGGATCGCCGGCTTCTGGAAGCGGCTCGAGCGCTAG
- a CDS encoding efflux RND transporter permease subunit gives MHLLSQTALRHPWRVILLFLVLSAAFGAGLRGLELDNSPESLVPPDLPAKLLLDQARETFGGGDMELAALEGEVWTPEALEQLRAATDAVAGIEGVQRVTSLANAKRMEEDDGFLLVEDLLPETLSEADVAGIRAYVEGHPLYAGRLVSGDGRYAAVIVEVDPAADMKRLNHEIGAALAANWNGPVHLAGTPALSGYILDTMARDIPRQLLLAILIIALVFFVNFRSQRGVLLPLLTVLVALVWALGLGGWLGFKLGMISSILPVVVLAVGSSFTLHVLNRFYHELAAGASRREAVLLATRETGLGVLVSALAAGAGLAALFSSSIPQIKSFGLLAAFGVLAAFLASSLLVPSILVLLKNPRRIMDPERPDAISRAMRGLGGWLLGARKGVLVAAVVFLGVMLYFIPRIQAETSFLSYFPKTAAPREATELVDRVFGGSDNVILIVDGDLKDPELLGAIYRFEQKVAAYPEVGSAASIADVIRELHKALTGAYGLPDSREGVAQEILLYQMSGDPEDLAQFMDEAATTAQVTVQVRSLPSGAMQDLVDRIQADAEAIIGPHANAVDTTGSSVLMLETMRLILHDQYVSLALAFFLVALFNAVLLRSWIVGLVSIVPLVLTVSGQFGLMGLFGIPLDTATALIGAIAIGVGDYSVHIIVRYLEELRKGRSPDDAARESVYVSGRAVFFTALAIGGGFMALLFSGFAPIQTFAKLMGFTVGATALFALTALPAALLVFVRKDRKHEVVQDA, from the coding sequence GTGCATCTGCTTAGTCAAACGGCCCTCCGGCACCCCTGGCGGGTGATCCTGCTCTTCCTCGTCCTGAGCGCGGCCTTCGGGGCCGGGCTGCGGGGGCTCGAGCTGGACAACTCGCCGGAGTCGCTGGTGCCGCCCGACCTGCCCGCCAAGCTGCTGCTCGACCAGGCGCGCGAAACCTTCGGTGGCGGCGATATGGAGCTCGCCGCGCTGGAGGGCGAGGTCTGGACCCCGGAGGCGCTCGAGCAGCTGCGCGCCGCCACCGACGCCGTGGCGGGCATCGAAGGCGTCCAGCGCGTCACCAGCCTGGCCAACGCCAAGCGCATGGAGGAGGACGACGGCTTCCTGCTCGTCGAGGACCTGCTGCCCGAGACGCTCAGCGAGGCCGACGTCGCCGGCATCCGCGCCTACGTGGAAGGGCACCCGCTCTACGCCGGCCGCCTGGTCAGCGGCGACGGCCGCTACGCGGCGGTGATCGTCGAGGTGGACCCCGCCGCCGACATGAAGCGGCTCAACCACGAGATCGGCGCGGCCCTGGCGGCCAACTGGAACGGCCCGGTGCACCTGGCGGGGACCCCGGCGCTCTCGGGGTACATCCTCGACACCATGGCGCGCGACATCCCCCGGCAGCTGCTGCTCGCGATCCTGATCATCGCGCTCGTCTTCTTCGTCAACTTCCGCAGCCAGCGCGGGGTGCTGCTGCCGCTGCTCACCGTGCTGGTGGCGCTGGTCTGGGCGCTGGGGCTCGGGGGCTGGCTCGGCTTCAAGCTGGGGATGATCAGCTCCATCCTGCCCGTCGTGGTGCTGGCCGTGGGCAGCTCGTTCACCCTGCACGTGCTCAACCGCTTCTACCACGAGCTGGCCGCGGGGGCCTCGCGGCGCGAGGCCGTGCTGCTGGCCACCCGGGAGACGGGGCTGGGCGTGCTCGTCTCCGCGCTCGCCGCGGGTGCGGGGTTGGCGGCGCTGTTTTCCTCGAGCATCCCCCAGATCAAGTCGTTCGGGCTGCTCGCCGCCTTCGGGGTGCTCGCCGCCTTCCTGGCCTCCTCGCTGCTCGTACCCTCGATCCTGGTGCTGCTGAAGAACCCCCGCCGGATCATGGACCCCGAACGCCCCGACGCCATCAGCCGCGCCATGCGCGGCCTGGGGGGCTGGCTGCTGGGCGCCCGTAAGGGGGTGCTCGTGGCCGCGGTCGTCTTCCTGGGGGTGATGCTCTACTTCATCCCCCGCATCCAGGCGGAGACCAGCTTCCTCTCCTACTTCCCCAAGACCGCCGCGCCGCGCGAGGCCACCGAGCTGGTGGACCGCGTCTTCGGCGGGTCGGACAACGTCATCCTGATCGTCGACGGCGACCTCAAGGATCCGGAGCTGCTCGGGGCCATCTACCGCTTCGAGCAGAAGGTGGCGGCCTACCCCGAGGTGGGCTCGGCGGCCTCGATCGCCGATGTGATCCGCGAGCTGCACAAGGCCCTGACCGGCGCCTACGGCCTGCCCGACAGCCGCGAGGGGGTGGCCCAGGAGATCCTGCTCTACCAGATGTCGGGCGACCCCGAAGACCTGGCCCAGTTCATGGACGAGGCGGCGACCACGGCCCAGGTCACGGTGCAGGTGCGCTCCCTGCCTTCGGGGGCGATGCAGGACCTGGTGGACCGCATCCAGGCCGACGCCGAGGCGATCATCGGCCCCCACGCGAACGCGGTGGACACTACCGGCAGCTCGGTGCTGATGCTCGAGACCATGCGCCTGATCCTGCACGACCAGTACGTCTCGCTGGCGCTGGCGTTCTTCCTGGTGGCGCTCTTCAACGCGGTGCTGCTGCGCTCGTGGATCGTGGGTCTGGTGAGCATCGTGCCGCTCGTGCTCACGGTCTCGGGTCAGTTCGGGCTGATGGGGCTGTTCGGGATTCCCCTCGACACCGCGACCGCCCTGATCGGCGCGATCGCCATCGGCGTGGGCGACTACTCGGTGCACATCATCGTGCGCTACCTGGAGGAGCTGCGTAAGGGCCGCTCCCCCGACGACGCCGCCCGCGAAAGCGTCTACGTCTCGGGCCGGGCGGTCTTCTTCACCGCCCTGGCCATCGGCGGCGGCTTCATGGCCCTGCTCTTCTCGGGCTTCGCGCCCATTCAAACCTTCGCCAAGCTCATGGGCTTCACCGTCGGCGCGACCGCGCTCTTCGCGCTCACGGCGCTGCCCGCTGCGTTGTTGGTCTTCGTCCGCAAGGACAGAAAGCACGAGGTGGTTCAGGATGCGTAA
- a CDS encoding YifB family Mg chelatase-like AAA ATPase — protein MLARARSFTLHGLDALPVVVEADVSPGFPGFTVVGLPDAAVNESRDRVRAALKNSGFPYPQMRIVVNLAPAELRKEGPLYDLPIALALLAAQGVLPPENLEGWAVAGELALDGELRPISGAINLALGALENEQTRLLLPPGSAEEASVIEGLEVYAPRTLSEAVAFLLGDVELERAAPPDPAVALDELLDLADVKGQAKAKRAVEIAAAGFHHLLMVGTPGSGKTMLARRLPYLLPALGREEALEVTRIHAAAGRLMRGLVQRPPFRSPHHTTSDAGLIGGGAVPKPGEISLAHRGVLFLDELPEFPRRTLEVLRQPLEDGVVTVSRAKASLTFPARFLLVAAMNPCPCGWYGDPERACSCSLTARRRYTGRISGPLLDRFDLVVGVPRLTAAELSRAPEGEPTASVRERVLAARERMRARQGRPNGELVGRELAEALRLDAGARGLLAAAARKLQLTGRSFDKVQRVARTVADLSGRENVTEAHVAEALVYREELN, from the coding sequence ATGCTCGCGCGCGCCCGCTCCTTCACCCTCCACGGCCTCGACGCCCTGCCCGTCGTCGTCGAAGCCGACGTTTCGCCGGGCTTCCCGGGGTTCACCGTGGTGGGGCTGCCCGACGCGGCGGTGAACGAGTCACGCGACCGGGTGCGCGCCGCGCTGAAGAACAGCGGCTTCCCCTACCCGCAGATGCGCATCGTGGTCAACCTGGCGCCGGCCGAGCTGCGCAAGGAGGGCCCGCTCTACGACCTGCCCATCGCCCTGGCGCTGCTGGCGGCCCAGGGGGTGCTGCCGCCCGAGAACCTGGAGGGCTGGGCGGTGGCGGGGGAGCTGGCGCTGGACGGCGAACTCAGGCCCATCAGCGGCGCCATCAATCTGGCGCTGGGGGCGCTCGAGAACGAGCAGACGCGGCTGCTGCTGCCCCCGGGTTCGGCCGAGGAGGCCAGCGTGATCGAGGGGCTCGAGGTCTACGCGCCGCGCACGCTCAGCGAGGCCGTGGCCTTCCTGCTGGGCGACGTCGAACTGGAGCGGGCCGCCCCTCCCGACCCCGCGGTCGCGCTGGACGAGCTGCTCGACCTCGCCGACGTCAAGGGCCAGGCCAAAGCCAAGCGGGCGGTGGAGATCGCCGCCGCCGGCTTCCACCACCTGCTCATGGTGGGCACCCCCGGCTCCGGAAAGACGATGCTCGCTCGCCGGCTGCCCTACCTGCTGCCGGCGCTCGGCCGCGAGGAGGCGCTGGAGGTGACGCGCATCCACGCCGCCGCCGGCCGCCTGATGCGCGGGCTGGTGCAGCGCCCCCCCTTCCGCAGTCCCCACCACACCACCTCCGACGCCGGCCTGATCGGCGGCGGGGCGGTGCCCAAACCGGGCGAGATCAGCCTGGCCCACCGCGGGGTGCTCTTCCTCGACGAGCTGCCCGAGTTTCCCCGGCGCACGCTCGAGGTGCTGCGGCAGCCGCTCGAGGACGGCGTGGTCACGGTCAGCCGCGCCAAGGCGAGCCTGACCTTCCCGGCGCGCTTCCTGCTGGTCGCGGCCATGAACCCCTGTCCCTGCGGATGGTACGGCGATCCCGAGCGGGCCTGCTCCTGCAGCCTGACTGCGCGCCGGCGCTACACCGGCCGCATCTCCGGACCGCTGCTCGACCGCTTCGACCTGGTCGTGGGGGTGCCCCGCCTGACCGCGGCGGAGCTTTCCCGCGCTCCCGAAGGCGAGCCCACCGCGTCGGTGCGCGAACGGGTACTGGCGGCGCGCGAGCGCATGCGCGCCCGCCAGGGCAGGCCCAACGGCGAGCTGGTGGGGCGCGAGCTTGCGGAGGCGCTGCGCCTTGACGCGGGCGCCCGGGGACTGCTGGCGGCGGCCGCGCGCAAGCTCCAGCTCACCGGCCGCAGCTTCGACAAGGTGCAGCGGGTAGCGCGCACCGTAGCCGACCTGAGCGGCCGCGAGAACGTGACGGAAGCGCACGTGGCCGAGGCCCTCGTCTACCGCGAAGAGCTGAACTGA